The region CTGCTGTACCGAGCTAACAAAGTCGGCGAAACTCCGTATGGGTTGGACAATGCGCATCCGAAAACGATTTTGGGTCAAGTGTTTGGAGCACGACGATTGAACACAAACGAAGATTCCGAAGGAATGCTCGGCTATGAATTGTACTCATCGGCGCTAGCTGATGTGTTATCCGAACCGACGTTGACCACTCCAATCACCGTAGGATTGTACGCAAAATGGGGCAGTGGCAAGAGTTTCCTGCTGACAAAGTTACGCGACGAAATGACAAATTTTGCCAAGCAATGGGCCGAACCATCGATAAAAGCTCCATGGCTACTGGTCATGGTGTGCTGGCATCTGTCGATTATTTGTGGTGCTGTAATCGGACTACTCACCTGGTCCTATGTGTATGGTGTCATTGTGGCCGTTACTCTTATCGTGCTGTTGTTTATCAGCATTCAGGGATTGAAGATGGCCAGTCAAAAGTATGACATTTTCTGGGCGTATTCCTTTTACCGCGGCATGATGAAGAGGCTCAGCCATCTGAGATTAATCGTTCAGGTGGCCTTTTGTCATCCGCCCGGACCGAAGCACAGTTCACAACCGATGCCTGTTCGGTTTCATTTTGCTGAAACGAGTAGTGCGGCACCGACGGGCGAAACTGCCGTCGGTTATATGTTAGCGTCGTTATTCGAGGCcattgaaaatcattacggCTCTCTACCGACTCGACTCTATCGGGCACTGAAGCCAAGACCAGGTAACTTTTGTGTGATTCCTGAGGGTTACATTGttaaaaatgtcaacaaaTTGTTACAGTGAAAGCTACTGCCGGATGGAAGTGGCGCCGGATGTGTTGCATTCCAGTTGTGATCCTGTTTGAATTGGCATTTTTCGGATTGATCACAATATCATCGCTCCTTATTGTCCTCTATGGAAGCTCTACCCCTTATGAAGACGAAACACGGTATGTCGCGTTGTCGTGTCAATCTTCTCTCTAACTAATTTTCAACTTGAAATTCCAGCCAAGGAATCCTAGTCTCACTGTACATAGTTGGCGCTGTTTTAGTTCTTTACCTTCTTGGTGCTATTCGAGGGCTGGACGCATTGAAGGTTTGTTTGATTGCTACTCTCTCCGGCAATGTTCTCATCTAACGAATCCCCTTCCAGAATTTGTTCTTTTCCCAGAGTCGTCATTTGAAGAAGTCTCTGAAATCACACGAAGGTGCTCCGTTAACTGCACTGGGTGCTGAGGTTTCAATAATGACTGACATGGTTAAGGTATGACAACGCACGAGCATAATTTTACTAATTCCCTCTGGTTGATTTCACGTCTTCCGTTTCAGTGTCTGGATGCATTTACGAAACAACAGTCGCGCCTAGTCGGCATCGTCGACGCACTGGACTCCTGTGACACTGAACGCATTCTGACCGTTTTGAGTTCCGTGCAAACATTATTATCGTCGCCGAATCGTCCATTCGTTCTGCTGATTGCCGTCGATCCCCATGTGATAGCCAAGGCGGCCGAAGCAAACAGTCGACGATTGTTCACCGAGGGCGGCATTGGTGGTCACGATTTTCTGCGCAATCTGGTCCATCTGCCGGTGTATCTACAAAATTCCGGACTGCGTAAAGTGCAACGTGCCCAAAATACAGCGCTGGCCTATCgacgaaacattttcaacgacACAGCGCAAATGGACGAACCGACTCTCGGCCATTCGGCATCGGCCCGTCGCCTATCGAACGCTTCGGAAATAATGTCGAGCAACGAAAAATTGCGAGCACCACCGCCGGCCCGATCCGGTtcgaagaaattgaaaatgtccGAGTCGATAGCCAGTTCGATCGGTTCGAATTTGCACCGGTTGAGTCAGAATCCACAGGGTCCCATCGATTTGTCGAAAATGGTGCTGACCGACGATTATTTCAGCGAAGTGAATCCGAGAAGTATGCGACGGTTGATGAATGTGATTTACATAACAGGTATGCGGAGTGGTGTTCGACTGTCGATTTCCCGATTTTTATCCGTTTTCTTTCTCTACTCCTCCCGTCACAGTGCGTTTACTGAAAGCATTCCAAATTGACTTCAGTTGGTACAGACTCAGTTCATGGGTAAATCTGACCGAACAGTGGCCGCTGAGGGCAAGTATGATTGTCCTGCAACACGATCAGAACCAAGagcttgacgacaatgttccaTTGCAAGCTCTTTATgaaaagtaagaaaatttcACATTCTCAGTCACGCTATGACCACGACCgagcaaatttttaattttttttttcgttcagcGTGCGCCTTAATCTAGCAAATTTACGAGAATCGGAACCACTGCTGGAGTTGGACCGAGATGAAAGGAAATTGGAGGCATTTTTGCAATTGCACAGGTAAGTCACAATTAAACTAGCTATCGTCAATAACGTCGACAAGAACCAATCGACGAGCTCAGACTCATCGTTTATAGTGAAACCTGAATGAtcaaactattgaagtaaaagattttgtgtcaaacacTAAATGAGACTTTACACAAGTGAAGtgacagatttaatgatttcatTGCGAGACACCTGCCTTGCCGTTTCTAATAGTTTGATAGTTTTATGGCTTTTCGGTGTATTGACCCGATGAGAAAATGACGGGACTTTATGTTCAACAAAGATGGAATAGATTCGGTAGCATCTAGGGTGGATCGACTTTtacatttgattttaaatcgcTTGACATTCAGAATGGTCCAGGGGATCTACAATGGAAGAagctttttcttaaaaatatgtttttccgGTGTCTCAAGAgcggtttttgatttttggagTAGTATAGGAAGGTAACGATGTAACGCTGATTGATTTTTCCGACATCTCTGAGATGATACAATTACTATTAGCTGAAGTTATTGGCTGAATAATCGAGTTTTAAAATGGCACTAGCATGTTGGAGATCGGGGTTTCCATTTTAAGGCAGTCAGTTTGACAAATTTAAAAGCGTGTGAGATGTGCCTGAATCGGTAATCTCATAAAGAATCAAGGACAGGTAAGctttttgaaatcattttaaaaatactCGAAGGATCGCTTAAGGTCTAAAATATGCCAAAATTGGATGTGTCGTGATTTGCCGGTCGGGAAAACTGACTGACCTGCAATGTCCTAAACGTACTTCTAGATCTCGAACAAGTTTATTAGAATCAAATAATTAGATACAGGCAATGTTTTAACGTCACACatcagagcctaatatttgggaattaattctctaaattcccaaaattccctaaaattctcaaaaattcccaaaaattccctaaattcccaaaaattcccaaaattccctaaaattctcaaaaattccctaaattcccaaaaatacataaattcccaaaaattcccaaaaattcccaaaaaaaaacaacaaatatttcagaacatagtgaatataatatattcagTAAATTAAGCTTAAGCggcatatcgccaaaactggaggtgatggtgataggggaacaagtggtctccgattttaagtagtgatagattcgtcttcaattctagagaatcgtatcttccatttttttcgaacatttttttaaattttcggttcaaagggtaccgaaaacctttttgcggctataactcaaaataattattttaagagcagtctacactccgaccttcgatgaaaaacattttcgatgataacttcttattagaatattttttgaaaaaattggtttcatcgtttggtgccacAACATCTAAAGTTACGATAGCCACCAGAATAAACCGTGagccttttttaataaaagtttgttttgttataaaaactttttatattttttttaatttaatttaattaaaaaaatcactgccATGATGAACTCACGTACGGAAACTCTAAAGAATCGAAATGTGATATTAGGTATCTGTCAGCTGataggaatattttgtttgttagtgttggttttttggttatctcggtgatcacaattaaaacaaactgtcaacaaataaaacatcccaatttgttaagtcacgaaattgtttttttttcaagcgcgagattttttgaaaattggagcggctttttaaactgaaattaaaaatttcaaattccacttttccaatatcaatagacattttcagtgtgtttttgatgtgttcattgaaataaaaataatacgGACTAaggctcgcggtttattgtcaaaattgatgcagtctacgccgagaaaactcaaaagtccaaaaaatatcataaaaacacaaagtttaggagttttgagttttttcgcatcaatctggacaattccagtggctatcgaaacCTTATATGTTCTctggcaccaaacgatgaggccacttttttcaaaaataattcgaataaaaagttatcatcaaaaatgtatttcagaGTATACGCCCtggctggtgcgagtacatcgaCAAGAATTATATCCTTCAGAGCATAATATTTGGGAACCAAGTCTCAaaagttcactaaaattccaaaaaaaatccaattttttttgtttgttcatagtttttaaagctttttgaacttttcctgatcttttacgagcatttaattataaaaatgcaaagaaaagaaattttttgggaattttagggaatttttgggaattaattcccaaaattcccaaaaattctcaaaaacgattcccaaatattaggctctgtcACACATGCCAGCGAAACAATTCAGAATTGCACACAATATAACTCTACCCagtcgaaaataaaaatcgctCTTGAGGCACGggcaaaacatatttttttaaagtttcttCAATAATAGATTCTCAGCATCACTCTGAATTTAACAAGGAGTTAGGcgttttagaagaaaaaaaaggtaaaattcgACCTACCCTAGCATAAGTATATGTCAATCCCGTAGAAGCTCACTGTCACACGGTGTTAAACTGTGCGATTACCCAAGatgaaatagtatatttcgtaccacggactaaagtcttttttagcgtgtgagaggtttccagacagagccgaagacaaggtctggaatcgaaaaAGACATTTAGGCCGTGatacgaataatatttttcatatccgACGGAGAATAAGTGCTACGAAGTCGGGTCCTAGCTATGAAGTAGATATTTCCATCACAAGAACGAAAAAGTTGAGTTTTCGCGTGAACTTTGTTGATCCGAGTTTGAACCACGCGAAcacaaactttttatttttcgtccgatttgcatattttacatgctgaggatACCGAAAAAAATGCTTCATTAATGAAATGAacgtttttcaagaaaattcgcgaaaattttagaaaattcggaaaaatcaacaaattttgagaaaacattttcgaaaaaatacgCAGTGATTTTCAGTGCAGAAGCATGTGAATGTTTTGTCTGTGCATATCACATCGTaaatgataaatgaaattgtcgtCGCAGCTGCataaagaataaaatttaaaaatttaaatttccgtTGAAAAACATGTTTAGTTCGCCAGACCACTTCCAACACGGCAAAGTAAAGTCACTCAGGCAAGAACAGTCGATTTTGTCGAGATACCATAATTCATAAGTTGGCGTTTGATTTTGTTGCATAACGCTTACTAATACAAATGCATGAAACGAATACGTAAACGATTATAACGGGATTTAGCTGTATTTTCGTCGTTGTTGTCGTGcttccaatcgaaattttattttgagggattttttgaaaaacagcctaccgaaatcgaacgcattttccagtggacttcgaattcttcgaagcttgtgtggctgcccgagtaaaaataaaagtctcaaaagttcgaaaagagacgtctcacggCTTCAAATCCTATGTATTGTAAgacgtgagacgtctcttttcaaacttttgagacttttattttactcGGGTGGTAAAAGGTGGTCCAAAACCGAAAACGTCCACTTTTCTTACAAtgtctccagttacacgagccgtacagggtcgtaaGGGGTGtcgttagaaaggtaatcacatgtaatCACATCCGAATAGGAAGTTATTGGtataaaaattcatccacactgaaatatgtgcagttaaagttttcaaccgaagactttcAGTGTTTCAGTGTGGTGGATggattttaaaaccaataagtccctattcggctcaatagtacttgtgattacctttctaatgacaccccacaggaccctgtacggctcgtgtaactggagattttttttttttaaagaaaagtgcaagtttttgatcacctttcaccagccacacaagcttcgaagaatttttttgaaagtagtTTTGGCTTCTTGgatcgaagtcctttctaggtacatatcagaaagtccactggaaaatgcgtcagATTTCGGTatgctgtttttcaaaagaatcactctcttggaattttattccttcacATTGACATCAATTTGGTGTCTCTACAATGCAGCCAACGTCAGACATATACGCTCGAACTGACCCCTTTAGTCAACAAAAGTGTACGAACAAGAAATTTTAGTCATTTTCTAGTtgcccaattttttttttttgaaattccaGCGGCTTTTaacaaagaattatttttgttttgtgtttttttaggCATGACTTGTTGGTGTCAGACCTGCGGATATTTTTACCGTTCACAATCAACTTAGATCCATATTTTAGAAAAGTACTTAAAGGTAAGTTGCTTGCTTCGAGGGGTCGtcataattttggttttgCTTGGAAAACATTTCGTCGGTTGAACGAATCTAAATTCTCAGATTTCTCTATTCTGTCGGAGCTATCCGAGTCTTTACCTTTCTACTTTCACTGTGCTCAGTTTTTCAAAGTCGTTTTCGTTAACCCAATGACGTAGACAATGAATCCGTTATATGAAACCTGCGCTGTTCCCCTTCATCCTCGGATGATGAAAAAGTGGTGGAATCGAAAATCTACTGATTCTAGACATGGAACTCTATTTAACGCATGCCTTCCGCTATCAGTAGAAATTACAAAAGTTTTGAATTGTTGTCTAGCAAAACGTGTCCCATACTCTCTGGAGTCGATACCAACGAGGATGTCTTGGGATCGAATAAGTACAATTAAAAAATCGTGACAGCGTCAACCGAGTAAATGTCCATTGTCCACTCGAATTTCCAACGAAACTTCTCCCCTAACGCCATTGCATCTCTAATTTTCTGGCTTTCCCATTTTCTTAAACCATCAGAAGACCAACAAAACATGGAAGATGAAGGAATAATAATGCCAATGAAAGCTCCGCCACCGCATCCCATACGTTACCATTTGCCGAACAAACCTCACTCATCGATGCAAAACACCATTCTGAACAGCTTCACCAATCCGACCGGCCATTCGTCCACCTATGGCGATGGTAGCAACAAATTTGGCGAATCGGCGAGTCGACGGCCGAGCGTTATCGGCAATGCTCCGGTGCACATCGAAAAAACAGTTCCACCATCTTTCGATTGGATGACCGCCTTTCCGGTAAGGACGATTGTGCCTGTTGACGGGATTTCGTGGTAATAAAATTCCTCTCTCACCGTAGGACGAATTCTTGCAAATTCGCCTGTCTAAGCTTACTGTCGAAGGAGTTCAGAGTATGATCAGACAGGTCGACGATTTGAAAAGTGAAGTGGAGAAACTTGATGCCGTGCTTCGGATGAATGCAATAAATGGCCGTGTATTGGCTCACTGTGATTTAGTGGAACTGAAAACGGTATGTGACACtgggaaacatttttaatgggGGAGGGAAGAGAATAATGCGTTGGCGTCCTGTTTATTTTCACCGACCATTCTCATTCgattttcattccattttcGCTAGATAATGGACCTGAACTTTGGTCACTGGGAAATATTCAAACTATTGATAACAGCTCTACGTGACATCGAGAAGCATCAACCGTCGGCCAAGTCCATCTTCGATTACCAATTTGATGGTCAAGATCCGTATCCAATGCCAACAGTTCGCCAAAAGTCTACCATGGAAAAGcaggtaaaatttttgttctgaGTTCGCCTGCACCCTATCCCCATAGCTGTAgaataatgaaatttctaCATTCATCTAACGTTGCGTctaattcttttgttaaacaaGCAGCAAAAAGTGCACGACTATGAGTATCTGCAGGTACAACAATCAATTAACGAACACCCTCTCTCCTACAACCATTTCTCctctaaataaaatgaattcctCCAAACTGACAACGAAACTAAATTTCTCCCTCCCACCAAACAGGTCACACTCGAAGAGCAAATGATTTGCGGCGCCCTGCAAACGCTCAACGAGGAAGCATTTGAGGATGTAATCAGCAGCGAACGGCCGAGTCCAACCGGCGGAATACCATCAGGTGAGCAACCACAACCGCTTGAGCCAATTAGAGAAAGCGCTGAATATTGTTGCACCCAATCGGACGTCGATTGTTTGcacaattcatttttgttgcaCGATCAGAATAAATTTAGCCATTGCGTCACAAGTCCATCGTTGCCTTCGGTCATCATAAATATGCCGTCGAACGGCTGTCGTATTGATGATACGCATTTGTAATACATTTGTGAATCATCTGCAGTAGACGGGGGGTCGACTTGTCTTCATAGCCAGATGTTTGTGGTGAATCAAACGaagggaaaacatttttcgttgaCTAAAAAGTAAAACTTCAACAgtcgaagtaacagattaacTGAATTTGTTGTGATACGCTTGACGAGTTTGCCGTCTTTAAAAGGTTAAGTGGATCTGGGTTCATTAATGTTAAGGTGGTAAGGAACTAACCTCCTTGGGAATTTAGTGTGTAATTTTGGTGGTATTACGGTAATGGTGGTGGTTGACAGTATTGTAGTTAAGTCGATAGAGACGTTGGGCTTCGCTAAAATGATCAATCCTAACGTGGGCTTTAAGTGGGCTTTAAGTGGGCGTTGTTCGTACGGTAAACCTAATCTCATAATTATGAAAGATGGGATCAAAAGTCtgtctattccatctgtcaaagtgacgttttcaacgtcaaacgaaaataaatcaaagtGGCCACAAAATCCgtgatttttcttaaattatttAGACTGTTATGACGGAGAATTCTTCTTTTCTTCGAACTTGCGGGAAGCGTCAAATGAAGGAGAATGTGTAAGCGTTTGGCAGCTCCAGAAAGTTctttgtttaattgaaatttcccTTCAGAACACTTCCCCGGCATACTGGTCTATTTCACTAATTTTGTGACGAATTtacatatttatttttgtttgacgtttaaaacgtcactttgacacaTGAAATGGACAAACATTTGATACCAGCTGTCACAATTCAAATCGGACATTTTCGCTTGCTTTTAGAGCCGTAAAACTCGTTTTCGAGTTGCGCTCTGTAGATTTTCATTGTTGTTGCTACATCATCCAGTCTTTCATTAACAAGCCAAATCGTCTTGACCTGAACGTGCAAGCTGaaagtcaaataaaaattgatttttgcaaATCAAATTTCTACAAGACAACGAGCCCAGCGTCTCTGATTcataataatttatgaaaaaaaattgcttgcAATCGAACTTCTTAGACTAGGTCCTAGACTTTtaaatgatttctttttttgaattttaattcttgaTTTTTACATCTAAGACGCCAAGGTCTTCCAAATCGAAatcttataaaaaaatttagaaatttagaCGAGCTTTTTGGAGGTCCGTAGGATCGGTTAGatatataccaaaaaaaaaacttgtaaaTTATTACTGTGATGATCGTCCAGAGTGTacttaaatatttacaattttacagtgttatgaaatacgaaattgcAAAGAATTAGTGAATTATTAGAGAAATGACATTCCATGTTTGTATATATATGCACAGTGCGGTATTGTGTAGTGTTAGTGGTAGgatgaaacattattttttttggacgCTCAATAAGCTCTGGTTAGCATAGTTTAAGTGACAGGAATATTTAAGACGAGTGCATCAGgaagatttcaaaatttcgagCACTGAAATATGCAACATTCCCGCATTCCCTACTCCTTAGTTTCTCTTGATTCTGTTACTTTATAGAGCAACTAAATCACCTAACGGTGATCGTATCAAGTAAACATATGAATATGTATGCGGACATAACATGGCCTTAAGAACAATTATTCTTTTTAAATAACTGACGAACTTGCCACTAATTTAAGAGCGCTCATCCCTCAGCAAATTTCTAGCCTatatttgtgcgcaaaaatattcgttttttgctgatttctctgaaccaaaatctttttctgaagaagtaaaaccattaaagcacgcaaaaatgggTTACTTTAAAGGTAACTTGGAGAAATCTTTCAAGATTGCGTAAATTTTCAGGTTTTTGGTTCCTAAATGTagactacaaatttgcaaaaggtCCATCACTCTTAAAGGCGGTACTGAGGAGACAATGCAAATAAGTAAATTCCGACCAGTTAATTCAGACACCgccaaattttgttatttcgcTCGCTTTAACCTACGATTACTACGAGCTTTGCCCCActtcattgataaaatttagaattgaactgagttcattttaattttaattggactaaagaggcatcggtgcttggctaaaattgtagcctacatttgcgtgactcgtatttcatttttgattatttcttttcatcagaatccttttcgaaaaatgtacgaccgcaataccgactacgaatgtgttagcttttaacagaaaatacatttggttgtagtcgtttgaccagctctgagaaaagtcagcAGTTTAAGAGCCACATGGGTAAATTGTTGGCTACATTTGGGCGCATtattgatgataattttaGACTTGCATTCTTTTTGGGAgaagtacgaccatcgtttggtgtaaGCGTGTTGGCTtttagtaaaaaattgaaatgttaatGGAGACGTACATAggtccgagaaaactcaaaatacgtgtaaattttcgtgaaatatcGAGTTTTCTCGGACCCAGGTAGAACTCCattaacatttcaatttttgactattaacaaacacattttaacaccaaacgatgtttgtactttttcagaaatgcgagtccaaaattatcatcaataataattttgcgcccaaatgtaggcaacaatttagccaagtgtagattgctcttaacgaaattttcagaaaaggttcagttttctcagagctggtcaaacttctacaaccaaatctattttctgttgtaatctaacacattcgtggtcgctATTACGctcctatatttttgaaaatgaattctggtgCAAAGGTAACATGAAAAGTAAACAAAGATCgaacatttaaaaaacgcccagATGTActtatgcttttcagcaaagaaTTAAGAGCAGTTGTAGCAGTTTGGCCAGCCCTGATTATAAAAATTCTGGTAAACTGCTGACTTTTCTCGGAGCCGGTCAAACttctacaaccaaatctattttctgtttcaaactaacacattcgtggtcggtaTTGCTGTCGTACAACTTTGAATATAGATTCTAGTGTAATCTAAAATGCAGTAAATAAAAACGCCCGAATGTAGGCTTCAATTTTAGCTAATCATTCACGCCTCTTAAACTACGTTCTTGAACTGCTCGAGACATTGATTGGTCgtaataaatatttcgaaatcttctgttttctgattttgtcACAGTAACTGCTAGCACTTCTGAGCATAAATTCGAAACCCTGTAGAAGGTGCCATTGAGTTGCCAGCAGTGACTCAATTGAAGAATACACGTCAGAGTAGGGAAATGAAGAAGTAATATCTCGACCATTTGGTAATTAGTGAGAAACGGTCATTGAATGAACTTTTGTACAAGTGGTACATACATGAAGACTTTACACCGCGATGTACctcatcaacgcacttcaagcatgagtggtactctaaatatggtacagaaacttgacagtgtgtcacacaactgcaAAACACTgttaaaaaaaccatttcatacaaaatagtactctatttgacagctgtcaactaCGATTACTTTTGTTTGAAGTGCGgtgacctaattcaaatttctataaaaaaaggTTCTGCTGATTGCGGTGGCGAGCAACGAACGTTCAATGCACGACGCATGTAAAATGGCGTACGTAAACTTGGGTGTTtctattgttttgttttaaaaagtGTGTGAGGCTTGCATTGCAAAATCCAATAGGCTATTTGCAGTCATTGCTAAAAAGTGTAATTTGCTTGTTTGCATTGGTTCTTGCTGTGATTTATTCAGTCTATAGACCTTATACGTACCgtcacaaataataattgtttatCTCGGCTATAGGGTTGTCAAAATTAGTACCTAACGTTGTTGGAACCTTCTATCGAAACTCATGTCATTTGTAGTaagcaattaattttgaagCCGAAAGTGGTCTGTGTTCCGCCTAGGTTTCAAGAAATATCTTGTAGGACATACAGATGAAGCTAGTCAGGTCATACATAAATGAAATAGACAACACACAGGGACTTGCTATAGTAGGTCATTGTCAATGGTATTTATTGTCAAATTAAACGTCAATTTCGTAAGTTAACCtcagatcaaaaaaaaaatatttagaaaaaccGATGCTCTCTCTAGCACCGAAGGTAACTGAGTTGGGGAGAGCAATCTCAAAAATTTACTATTTTGAGGTTAGTTTTGGAAAGTGACCGTTGCATTCGGCTatttgacaatgatctattgttTGACTCGAAAATAGTATTCATGGTTCATTTTAGCGAATTCTTGTACTAAATTTTTGTACTAAAATAGAACCAGCTATATCAATAACGCCTTAACCAACGCTTTCATTTAATAGctgaaatgttttcgtttttacaTTCAACTCACTGCgcttgaatttgatttttgttattttttttggaagaattttgcTTTCCTGTTTTTGATTTCGAAGTATTTTTTactaacaaaatattaaaggGCGCATCGGCAGTTGATTCCATAACTGCACTCGCTGCCTACAACTGCTAGGTAGACCTCTATGGATTGAGTTTTGCTTAATTCAGCGGGCGTAaagataataattaaaaaaggaACAGTAAATCTCGACTGTCCTTCGTATACCACTGTCTGTATTATTAGAATAGTTAGAAGTCAGAGTTTTATCTCATACGATTTACGGAATCTCGCAgcaaaatatgatttttgtgtttttggcTTTAATAAAAGCGGTTCTTTCAGCAACATAACCGGCAACATATAGTTTGATGGAATATACTTAAGCGGCTGTTTCACGCCATAACGGTACGATATCCCATGTGCATATCATAAGGCCCCGGCCTGAAAACTTGCCACTGCCTTTGAGATCAACTGAAAAGTATTACGAAATTGTAGATCCGAAATCTCTGCTTCTGTTTGCTTTTAGAGTCAGTCCAACAATCGAAGTGTAATTTTCCAGGGccaatttttggtaaaatattttgccaatttttctaaaaatattttccagtgaaattaggaaaattttgaggAAAAAATGGAAGATATGGGAAAAATCGAGTTAAACTTGAAGTACCTGTCAACTCAAAGGCAGTCACgctttcattttgcttttctCCGTTTAATCTCTTTCCGTTCCATTCAAATGAAATACGTCACAGTCGTGAGGTTATGTTGCTCTGAGCACCAATTTAACAGAATTAATTTTAGTTAATTTGGATTGTAAACTGGGTAAACTTTGTTTATAACActtacatacacacacacacacagcgCATGGTTATAACACTTTGTATTAAATGGATAAtaaattttggtgaaattttaaacgaatttgt is a window of Bradysia coprophila strain Holo2 unplaced genomic scaffold, BU_Bcop_v1 contig_235, whole genome shotgun sequence DNA encoding:
- the LOC119077479 gene encoding kinase D-interacting substrate of 220 kDa isoform X2, translating into MSSDEFTHVKTLVRELHAPKNVRRPKLMEETNPSAGNADDGHPVDYHTYAHDFPARDQHFPQNSFSIPSLVVTGIDNTDHTFGRRFSNFNLGLRRFSTSFMAVNRCDSMGSLSHRTLLQYIELNDLPGLKLYLDVRRHTPVIDDRDENGATVLIIAASKGLVPFVRELIIRGADIQAEDFDNWSALLCASKNGHTEIVHILVEQGADIEHRDMGGWTPLMWASYRGHSAIAEFLLDKGADIFAHGNYHLGSLLWASGRGHTEIVRLLVQHGAKINVGDKYGTTALVWACRKGNVEIVEILLNAGANVDTAGIYSWTALLVAVAGGHHDCVSLLLEKRPNVNALDKDGMTALTIACREGLNEIASALIISGAYVNIQDRAGDTPLIHAVKNGHRSVVETLLKRHADVDIQGKERKTALYTAVEKGHTAIVKLLLASNPDLELSNKEGDTPLLKGVRNRQLEIVQLLLERKAKVSTADRRGDTALHIGMRARSKAIVEALLRNPKNSQLLYRANKVGETPYGLDNAHPKTILGQVFGARRLNTNEDSEGMLGYELYSSALADVLSEPTLTTPITVGLYAKWGSGKSFLLTKLRDEMTNFAKQWAEPSIKAPWLLVMVCWHLSIICGAVIGLLTWSYVYGVIVAVTLIVLLFISIQGLKMASQKYDIFWAYSFYRGMMKRLSHLRLIVQVAFCHPPGPKHSSQPMPVRFHFAETSSAAPTGETAVGYMLASLFEAIENHYGSLPTRLYRALKPRPVKATAGWKWRRMCCIPVVILFELAFFGLITISSLLIVLYGSSTPYEDETRQGILVSLYIVGAVLVLYLLGAIRGLDALKNLFFSQSRHLKKSLKSHEGAPLTALGAEVSIMTDMVKCLDAFTKQQSRLVGIVDALDSCDTERILTVLSSVQTLLSSPNRPFVLLIAVDPHVIAKAAEANSRRLFTEGGIGGHDFLRNLVHLPVYLQNSGLRKVQRAQNTALAYRRNIFNDTAQMDEPTLGHSASARRLSNASEIMSSNEKLRAPPPARSGSKKLKMSESIASSIGSNLHRLSQNPQGPIDLSKMVLTDDYFSEVNPRSMRRLMNVIYITVRLLKAFQIDFSWYRLSSWVNLTEQWPLRASMIVLQHDQNQELDDNVPLQALYENVRLNLANLRESEPLLELDRDERKLEAFLQLHRHDLLVSDLRIFLPFTINLDPYFRKVLKEDQQNMEDEGIIMPMKAPPPHPIRYHLPNKPHSSMQNTILNSFTNPTGHSSTYGDGSNKFGESASRRPSVIGNAPVHIEKTVPPSFDWMTAFPDEFLQIRLSKLTVEGVQSMIRQVDDLKSEVEKLDAVLRMNAINGRVLAHCDLVELKTIMDLNFGHWEIFKLLITALRDIEKHQPSAKSIFDYQFDGQDPYPMPTVRQKSTMEKQVTLEEQMICGALQTLNEEAFEDVISSERPSPTGGIPSDSNDFVFIPPTLSACPSLANSPNMSRRDSILKHSGSVKTDKRVSINTEPPKMEFVSEKRPPSSRPASLSLAKGERPVFKLVRSPSIDQDDDSRPDVGHTGNDESIPLVRESGSNQ